ATGAGCAGCTTGATGAGGTCTTTGTGAATGGTGTTGATTGGGCGATAGAGAACGAATTTGGGACTGTAAAAGACAAGAAGCAGATTGAGGAGAAAGGCCACATGGAAGGCGCTGACCCAAAAAAAGTATCAGATCTTGCCAGAAAGCGAGGCCACGCGCAGCTTGGGACCTTAGGCGCGGGAAATCATTTCATCGAGATCCAGAGAGTCGATCAGGTGTACGATGAGAAGACTGCAAAAAAATGGGGAATCGGAGAGGTTGACCAGGGACTAGTCATGATTCATTGCGGAAGCAGGGGATTAGGCCACCAGATAGCGACAGACTATCTTAAAGTGCAGGAAGCAGCAGTAAAAAAATACAAGATTACGCTTGCAGACAGGCAGCTTGCCTGCGCTCCCATTGCCTCTCAGGAGGGCCAGGACTATTTTAAGGCAATGATATGCGCTGTAAATTATTCATTTACCAACAAGCTTGTCATGACCCAATGGATCAGGGAAACATTTGCTAAAGTGTTTAAGAGAGACTGGGAATCCATGGACATGTCAACTGTTTACGGGATTGCGCATAATGTTGTCAAGAAAGAGAAGTATATGATTGATGGGGCAAAGAAAGAGGTGTATGTCCATAGAAAAGGAGCTACGCGCAGCTTTCCCGATGAGCCAGTCTTGATTGCAGGCAGCATGGGAACTGCATCATATATCCTGAAAGGAACAGAGGCTGCCTTGCTGAAATCCTTCGGCAGTTCTGCGCATGGCGCAGGAA
The sequence above is a segment of the Candidatus Nanoarchaeia archaeon genome. Coding sequences within it:
- a CDS encoding RtcB family protein is translated as MFKEKLQRINDFELVLPKSAREGMNVDAKIIANEAIINAIEDDAIKQLTNVAMMPGVVEPVVAMSDCHWGYGLPVGSVAAFDAEKGMISAGLCGFDINCGIHVLKTNLTADEIREKSQELCNELFRAVPCGVGGTGKLRITNEQLDEVFVNGVDWAIENEFGTVKDKKQIEEKGHMEGADPKKVSDLARKRGHAQLGTLGAGNHFIEIQRVDQVYDEKTAKKWGIGEVDQGLVMIHCGSRGLGHQIATDYLKVQEAAVKKYKITLADRQLACAPIASQEGQDYFKAMICAVNYSFTNKLVMTQWIRETFAKVFKRDWESMDMSTVYGIAHNVVKKEKYMIDGAKKEVYVHRKGATRSFPDEPVLIAGSMGTASYILKGTEAALLKSFGSSAHGAGRAMSRTQALRDFDGRKLEKELNSRGIATKASTPRSLAEEAPKAYKDVDAVIDSIHGAGISSKVIRMTPLGVVKG